One Sesamum indicum cultivar Zhongzhi No. 13 linkage group LG14, S_indicum_v1.0, whole genome shotgun sequence genomic window, TCAGTATCAAGTCACATAACCTTGTCTAACATTCTAGAAAACTTAAGTCTCAACTATGCCTAACTGATTGCAGTTGTTTCCAAGTCTCGACAAAGTCATCTTCCTGGATGATGACGTTGTGGTTCAAACTGATCTCTCACCTCTTTGGGATATCGACATGAATGGGAAGGTCAATGGAGCAGTGGAAACATGTAGAGGAGAGGATAAATTTGTGATGTCGAAGAGGTTCAAAAGCTATCTGAACTTTTCTCATCCCCTGATATCTAGGAATTTTGACCCTGATGAATGTGCATGGGCTTATGGCATGAACATATTTGATCTAGAAGCTTGGAGGAGAACAAATATAACCAGGACATACCACTACTGGATTGAAGAGGTAACCTTCGGAGTTTACAGAATTTCAgaattctataaattttcagCAAATATTCTGTAAGAATGATTAATGGAAACTCATATATTCCCCAATGGTaccttcttttctctttgcagAATCTGAAGTCAGACCTAAGTTTATGGCAGCTAGGAACCTTACCTCCAGGTCTAATAGCTTTCCACGGCCATGTCCATGTTATTGATCCCTTTTGGCACATGCTAGGGCTAGGGTACCAGGATAACACAACCATTGCAGATGCTGAAAGTGCTGGTGTCATTCACTTTAATGGTCGAGCAAAGCCTTGGTTGGATATAGCATTTCCACAGCTGCGGCCTTTATGGACAAAGTATGTTGACTTCTCTGATAGATACATAAAGAGTTGTCACATAAGAGCATCTTAGAAAGAATTCATCAAGGAAAAATCTTTTAGGCTCTTTTGGCCTGAAAATGAGAGACCAGAAGACACATGGACAGTActtcacaagtctaaggatCTCCGGGCAAGGATGAGAACAGCATGCTTCAAATTTTGGGAAATCTTCCTTATTTCCGAAGTCTTAAATATATCagagtttatataattttttcatattcaagaggaataattaatttatcttgcACCTTTTGATGCAAAACCTGGTAAAAAAACCCTTACTTCGATTTTCACGGTATGAGTTCCCACATTAACGGGATAAATGCAGCAGACACTCGAGCTGAAAATTGACGTAATAAGAGAGAAAAAACAGAAAggagaaaatatgataaataatacaaatagcTTAACGGTTATGTAGTTAAGTCATCTAAGTGttgaaataatgaattttcatcATGTAACTGAAGAAGATGCTGTAGAAGTACTCTGATATCTCTGCTTAAGCATCAAAGAAAATGTATCTGGGTGGATATGTATCTATGTTGTTAATTACAATTCCGTATACcatctaaaatttttcaacatCAGTAAAACCTGCACAGGTGAGATAAAGAAACCCTTTATAGCAAGGAACTTCAACGGAACAGGACTCAGTAACAGGATTTAGCACCGACAGTAACAAATCCATAGCAAAATGGAACGGAAGACAGAAGAAACAGAGAGCTCTAAATAAGAGTCCACTTGTAATATTtaacagcacaggatatcCTGAAAGATCCTTATCTTCCACATATGAGATATTAACAATATCAAACAAGTCAAAAACTGAAGACAACTAAGAGAAGAAACAGAATTGGAAGTGATCAAACAGACAACATGTAATTGATCTCAGCTAAAAAGATATTCAAAATTCCCAGCAAACAGGTAAAATCAAGATGTACATCAGCATAAGTTCTCAACTGCAGAATACTATTTACTTCTTCCCAGTTACATTTGAAACCAAATCTCTCAAGAACTTGGCGGATTTCGTAACTGGGGAATTAATAGCCATCAAATTGTACAATACATTCTCAACTTCAGCGATGGAGGGCCGAGCTTTGAACCTCGACACAACTCTCAATTCCCCTTCTTCTTCAACCAGAACATTCCATCTCTCACCACTCAAAACCCCATCCTTCACACACTTAAAGATCACACCTTTCCTCTTGCTCAAGATCCCTCTAACCTCCAAACCCGTGAACGAGTACACCACATCAAATGACCCGACAAAGCCACTCAGCTCGCCAAAATCGACCTCCTCCTCAAACACCCATTTGGGATTGAAAATCACAACTGGCCTTGGATAAAAACTATCAGTAACTGTCTTCAAAACCTCCAATTGAGAAGCCTCCGGCGCCAAAAACACAGCCACATCAGCAGAGTTCACAGTTCTGACATCTTCATCAAGAACAGATGAAACATCAATGTTGCGGACCACAACGTCTGAAGAGTGGGAATCAAAGGCCTTATTGGCAGCCTGTGTTAAGCTCTGGCTTGCCCACAACATAAGAATCTTGACTTGTGAACCTTTTCTTCTGATGGGCATGTCCCCAAAGACTTCAAGAGCCAGTTGAGAGAGCGAAGAGGGTGAATCATCGATGACCGGAATTTCAACCCGGAATCTGGGctgctttattttcttgatctttcCGGCGAGTTTTGGGTTGTTGAGGGGTTTCTCTAAAGTGGAAAAAAGTGCGGTCTTGGCTTGGACAATGGCTTCTTCTTTCGTGGTGGGTGGTTTGGGAGATGAGAGGGTGCATATGGGCAAGAAATGTGAGATTTTTGATTCGGATTTAAGCTGGGGCTTTCCAGCTATGTAGGAGATCAACAGATGTGAGTTGTTCTGTTGATGTTGTGTAGTGAAGGAAGAAGATAATGAGGAAGTAGCTGTTTGTTTGACGTTGAACGAAGATTGTGAAGTTTTGATTGTCCGGACAGGGAGTCGGAAGTGATTGGAAGCCATTTTGGCAGGTAAGAAAGGTGAACTGTTGAAAAAGGAGCAGAATTCAGTTCCCTGTCATCAAAATATAGATAAGGAAAGAGGAGTGCATGGGAAAAAATGAGGCTcaacaaatatgaaaagaagGGGTAAGTTGAGTGCTCATAATTTTGTCTCTTCTCATATcttagaatatatattttttttattgatatttatttatttattattatttctaactatataatttttaagaataattatggTGCACTCataaagaatttaatataattatacgtttATTTTATACgatttaaaaagttacataCATAatcccatatatattttattttatacaatttaaaaagttacatacataaccccatatatatttttctatcgGACAAATTTGTCtccaaattagttaaaatttatataatttattgccagcaaaatattaaataaaaaattatatttacccccaatttCGTGAGCCTCACTTTTTCCTATACACTCTTAAACACAAATAAAcgttaaaaattctaaatataatatttcaaactacaagaatttatatataattatactaaatttagaaaaatgacaatgtaattatccctattttttattttcataaaagataTATCATGTTAATTATGAATGTTATATCTTTATACACAACATCACCTATTactaatacatttttattttattcaagcATATACTAAAAAATTCATCTCCATCTCATCAAAATTACTTCCATCTCATGGGTAGCAATCAGAAACAATCAACTTGACAAATTACTCCACTACGTAACAGATGCTGGTTTTCAAGTCAAGTATCCAGTGGGGTTGAGTTTTTATACATGATGCTACTTTTCCAGCCAAGTGTAGTTAAACAAATATGCACTAGTCACTACTCTACCACATCCAATCCAGAAGATAGTGTTACTGAGAATCTGAGTCAGGCTTTAAGGCCCTCAGCTAGGGAACCGAAGTTCCACAATAATGCCCCTCGGAGAGCTGCAAGGAGAGGAAAATATGAAAGCACTATGCAGacaaaatttattgacattTACAGCGTACCAAGCAGCATAAAGTACTAGATTAAAGTTCGACAATCACAAACGGTTTCCACAATCCACCAGATTAAAGTTATAGTTGGGAAACAACTAACAGCAAGAGGAGCGACACATAATTCAACAATTGCATCATAATAAGAACAACATCATCGTAACAGGATTTAGCTGCCAACTTAGGCTACCGGTGGGCGCAGCACATGGTCCTGAGATGTGTCAACGGCTGCTGGTGGCATGAACTGCCACATGGCTACTCCAGGGTAACTGATGATAGGCACCAATTTGTTGCCTGCACCTTGGTTTTGGGTAGCAAATGCAGCTGGGATGGCTGGAGGCAAAAAGCCAGGTTGTGGGGTATTCATTGTCTTTAGCTGCTGCTCCAGCTTCTCCTTCTCAGCCTTTAACCTTTGCTTCTCATCACGAAGCTCATTCTTTTCAGCCTACAAACATTGGTAAAGATACAGATAGGCTTGATTAATTAACCATTGCCTTAGCCTATGAACCTTGGGTCAGCAACTAAACATTTAAGTCCCTTAAAATTGAACCAAGTTCATCAAACAGATAGGAATCGTGTTCAACCCAACATATTGGCAGTCACATATGAGTTACAACAAAAAGAACTAAATCTTACTTTCAGCTCCTTGATCTTCTCCTGGAGATTCAGATTTGAGTCTTTCAGTTTCTGAGCTTCACCTCTTAGCTGAGTTACCATACGGACAGCATCAACCAAAATAGCAGCTTTATCTGTTTTGGGAGGCCTTCCTGGCTCGAGAAGAGCACCCAATTCCATAAACCTAGAGAGCCAGTGAAAGCAGTTACCAGAGGTAAACAGTGGAAGGGAGAACCAGCAATGTGAAACAAGCAGAAACAAAATTACTTGTCATTTAGCCTGTCCCTTCGTTGTTTCTCCCTGCATGCTTTGGAACTTGAAGGAGCACATGGTTCAGTTCTGCATCTGTTAAGTGTATAAAAATGTGAGACAACATATTATTGGGAAGAATTGAGCGCTTGATTAAATAGTGCTTTTGGCCAtctagtttatataaatttgcatCTTCAGAACCCATCCCCACCCTGAATTTCTCCTTCTTTCGCGAAGTGTTATGTACTTCTAACCTCAAATGTAAAAGTTTTACCAAATATTCAGAAACAATCAAAACAACCTATATACACGAAATCTTCTTACCGCTTTTTGGATCCAGCTTCCTTCTGCAAATCTGATTCTCCAAGAGATCCGTCAATCTCCACACTACCAGTAGATAAAAAGCACAAAAATAGATAAGTGATAATGAACAGTGATACTCGTAATTCTTATGTGAAAACAAGAAAGgacagagagacagagagaggaTACACATAATACTCCAAAATGACTCTTAGAACTTGTCAATATAGTTCAAATTATGTGGCGTGTGCTAATTCCATGCCCATTACCTCTGCAAGAATCCAGCAGGAACATTGGGAATAGTTGTGACGGTGAAAAATGTTATATTGGGCTTTATATTGTGATCAGACCGTAAGTTGGTCATGAAGATTAGTCTCCAGTCCGATAGTGTGTGATAAGACTTGGTTTGTGTTGGATGGAACAGAGGATCTAGGAGTTGGCAAAAACTTTGATGAAAGCAGAGGTGGCAAAAGAGACTTGAAAATGGCCTTGGCCAGCATGCTGGTGAAGGCGGCTTTTGTATCACTGTCTTCCATTAGGATCATTGCTTCAGCCATCATTGTATGGTCTTGAACAGGGCCATTAATAGGAAGAGCCACTAAACATCAACTGGGTTTTTGGAGCTGGTGATGCATGCACTTAACTACATATTCAGATGTTCCTACCCAAATGGCCATGGAATATCAAGTTATAACGTTGAACTTAGGGCCAATGCTTCTACTACCATCTCACATGGA contains:
- the LOC105176727 gene encoding uncharacterized protein LOC105176727, which encodes MASNHFRLPVRTIKTSQSSFNVKQTATSSLSSSFTTQHQQNNSHLLISYIAGKPQLKSESKISHFLPICTLSSPKPPTTKEEAIVQAKTALFSTLEKPLNNPKLAGKIKKIKQPRFRVEIPVIDDSPSSLSQLALEVFGDMPIRRKGSQVKILMLWASQSLTQAANKAFDSHSSDVVVRNIDVSSVLDEDVRTVNSADVAVFLAPEASQLEVLKTVTDSFYPRPVVIFNPKWVFEEEVDFGELSGFVGSFDVVYSFTGLEVRGILSKRKGVIFKCVKDGVLSGERWNVLVEEEGELRVVSRFKARPSIAEVENVLYNLMAINSPVTKSAKFLRDLVSNVTGKK
- the LOC105176729 gene encoding transcription factor ILR3-like; translated protein: MVSPENTNWLYDYGFEDIAVHDGNFAAHNSGLSWPMQALNGSSNASVEIDGSLGESDLQKEAGSKKRCRTEPCAPSSSKACREKQRRDRLNDKFMELGALLEPGRPPKTDKAAILVDAVRMVTQLRGEAQKLKDSNLNLQEKIKELKAEKNELRDEKQRLKAEKEKLEQQLKTMNTPQPGFLPPAIPAAFATQNQGAGNKLVPIISYPGVAMWQFMPPAAVDTSQDHVLRPPVA